AGATATAATCTAAAGTGCCTTTTTGTGTGGTTCGTTTAGATTCTTCACTTTTTGCTTCTTCAGAAGTTGCCTTATAAAAGGAGGCTTTTGTTTTATTAGGTAGCAAAAGCATTATTTTTTCTAATAAAACTTTAAGATTATAGTTTCTATTTTCATTTTCATCATCGCAAGCAAAAGCGACAATATTGTTCGTAGAAATTTTGAGTTCTTTAGAAACTTCATGTTCTTTAAGTTTTAGATTTGTTTCTTGTTCTAAGCTTGGTTGCATTGTTTCCCAATTCCAACCTTTAGTAGGAGCAATTTTATCAGCATTGCTTAAGGCAAACATAAGAGGTGTTTCAGAGTTAACTTCTCTCAGAGTTTTTTGGATTTCGGCATAGGCACGATCATCACTTTTAATAACCCAAATAATTAAGTCACATTCTGTAAAAAGAGATTGATATAGAGGGATATAATCTTCATCTCGACTTTGGGTTTCTCCGATACCGGGAACATCACAAAATATTATATTTCCACGATCATGATAGCTCAACTTCACGTGTGCAAGCACTTATGGCAGATGTTTTGGTTATTTTGTATCCAAAAAGAGCATTGATGAGAGTGGATTTTCCAACGCCTGTTTTGCCTAAAATCGCAACTTTTGGCTTATAGTTAAATACTTCTTTAACACGTTTAAAAATTTCCTCTTTGGAGTTGGGTGGGATATTTTTAAAGGCTTCGTGTGAAAAAATATTCCAATATGTATTTTTACTTTCCATTTAAAATTCCATTCATTTACGTAATTTATTCTTGCATGAAATGTGCAAATGAATAGTAGTGCATCCTCATCCTCAAGCGATTTTTGCGCCTGAATCAAGAAGTTTCTCTAAGTTTTTTAAGAAAAATTACGCCTCGTCAAAATATCTTTTGCGGACGGCGATGAGGCCTTGAGCGAGGATATTTTTGGGAAGGTGATCGA
The sequence above is drawn from the Acetobacteraceae bacterium genome and encodes:
- the rsgA gene encoding GTPase RsgA → MESKNTYWNIFSHEAFKNIPPNSKEEIFKRVKEVFNYKPKVAILGKTGVGKSTLINALFGYKITKTSAISACTREVELS